Proteins found in one Oncorhynchus gorbuscha isolate QuinsamMale2020 ecotype Even-year linkage group LG15, OgorEven_v1.0, whole genome shotgun sequence genomic segment:
- the LOC123997155 gene encoding zinc finger RNA-binding protein-like isoform X3: protein MAASNYYGFTHGAGPQYSVQPPPAFAHPTTASYSVQPAPAVAHAVTASYAPAPAQAARPVASAPYLAAYQTHPAPPDYGYRQPDPTPQPTTTPQAYQLPVYTETDNYSYGRPPAVTSYETKQYYQTSIAPAQRTPTEAYYQTGVKSGYSPVSTVYSQPPPPQRQVTALKPLAPASSVSTSYNIYPVSTSVQQPPTPISSYTPCSSFNSTAATSYSGISYSTYDSSGYTSTPSYYQPAQLPAPQPPPQQPQPSMQLPHKQLTSSSWSNAGSNMVTAPTVNAYKKPMFHQNRLQKPKGPPKQPQLHYCDICKISCAGPQVTYREHLEGQKHKKKEAALKSGSAVGSNGPRGIQTQLRCELCDVACTGVDAYAAHIRGAKHQKVVKLHTKLGKPIPSTEPILVNNAPIISTSTAGKTTPIVVTSTAPVAPPKPVVVNAVKAPAPVKKQITPKITLLSNKLATPPSAKVDEDKQLATASKSETTSDDEDGEGVGAQGDVQPVGHDYVEEVRNDDGKVIRFHCKLCECSFNDPNAKDMHLKGRRHRLQYKKKVNPELPVEIKPSNRARKLQEGKLRKQKQKAVLKRQRDDEQRWHLEMRSEPDSSWHTEMRRYEEDIYWRRMEEDQLYWGEQRRRMPPPPLMSRPGMPVPPLLPVRRPDSPDDRHIMAKHSTVYPVEEELQAVQRIVSHSERALKLVSDSLLEKEPPAVAPKTDTEADAGEKGPDTQAARMLKGVMRVGILAKGLLLHGDRNVELILLAAKKPTLSLLKDIAEQLPKELTTFSEDQYEVQAHPEEANIVIFSSKEPKMQVTISLTSPLMREDPAPEKEEKAGDKAAEKGMPEKDPPDVLNQRKCLEYLAALRHAKWFQARANGLQSCVIIIRLLRDLCQRVPTWGKMPAWAMELLVEKAISSATGPLSPGEAMRRVLECIATGILLPDGPGLLDPCEKAQTDALGSMTKQAREDITASAQHALRLLAFRQIHKVLGMDSLPASKASARNRKRRRDGSETGEGEGEGKKDKKEDADEVDA, encoded by the exons ATGGCTGCAAGCAATTATTATGGGTTCACTCATGGTGCCGGTCCGCAGTACAG CGTTCAGCCTCCACCGGCCTTTGCCCACCCCACCACAGCCAGCTACAGTGTTCAGCCGGCTCCTGCCGTGGCCCATGCAGTGACGGCCTCCTATGCCCCTGCCCCTGCACAAGCAGCCAGGCCCGTGGCCTCTGCCCCCTACCTGGCGGCCTACCAGACCCACCCTGCCCCCCCAGATTATGGCTATCGGCAGCCGGACCCTACGCCCCAACCTACCACCACCCCACAGGCGTACCAGCTACCGGTATACACTGAAACG GATAACTACAGTTACGGACGCCCACCTGCAGTCACTAGTTATGAGACTAAGCAGTACTACCAGACAAGTATAGCTCCAGCCCAGCGGACACCAACAGAAGCTTATTACCAGACAG GTGTGAAGAGTGGCTACAGTCCAGTCAGCACGGTGTACAGCCAGCCCCCTCCACCACAGAGGCAGGTCACAGCTTTAAAGCCTCTGGCCCCCGCTAGCTCAGTGTCCACCAGCTATAACATCTACCCAGTGTCCACCAGTGTTCAGCAGCCTCCAACTCCCATCTCGTCTTACACCCCTTGCTCCTCCTTCAACTCCACAGCTGCCACCTCCTACTCGG GCATCAGCTACTCTACTTATGACTCGAGTGGCTACACTTCCACCCCCTCCTACTACCAACCTGCACAATTGCCTGCTCCCCAGCCGCCACCCCAGCAGCCCCAGCCTTCCATGCAGCTGCCTCACAAGCAGCTCACCAGCTCTTCCTGGAGCAACGCGGGCAGCAACATGGTGACCGCTCCCACAGTCAACGCCTACAAGAAGCCCATGTTCCACCAGAACAGGCTGCAGAAGCCCAAAGGGCCACCCAAGCAGCCCCAGCTGCACTACTGTGACATCTGCAAGATCAGCTGTGCTGGCCCGCAGGTA ACGTACCGGGAACACCTCGAGGGCCAGAAGCACAAGAAGAAGGAGGCTGCTCTGAAATCTGGCAGCGCGGTGGGGAGCAACGGGCCCCGGGGGATTCAGACCCAGCTGCGCTGTGAACTATGTGACGTTGCCTGCACTGGCGTAGACGCTTACGCTGCCCATATCCGAGGGGCCAAGCACCAGAAG GTGGTGAAGCTCCACACCAAACTAGGCAAACCTATACCGTCAACTGAACCCATTTTAGTGAACAATGCTCCGATTATCTCAACGTCGACCGCTGGGAAGACGACCCCTATTGTCGTCACGTCAACTGCCCCTGTAGCGCCACCCAAACCGGTGGTCGTAAACGCCGTCAAGGCCCCAGCACCTGTGAAGAAGCAAATCACACCCAAAATAACCCTTCTTT CCAACAAGCTGGCCACCCCTCCATCAGCCAAGGTGGATGAGGACAAGCAGTTAGCAACCGCTTCTAAGAGCGAGACCACGAGTGACGATGAGGATGGGGAAGGAGTGGGGGCGCAGGGGGACGTCCAGCCTGTGGGACATGACTATGTGGAGGAG GTGCGTAATGATGATGGGAAGGTGATTCGCTTCCACTGTAAACTCTGTGAATGCAGTTTCAATGACCCCAACGCTAAAGACATGCACCTAAAGGGACGCAGGCACCGGCTGCAGTACAAG AAGAAGGTGAACCCAGAGCTGCCGGTGGAGATCAAGCCCAGTAACCGGGCCAGGAAACTGCAGGAGGGCAAACTtaggaaacagaaacagaaggCTGTGCtgaagaggcagagggatgatgagcAGCGCTGGCACTTGGAGATGAGGTCAGAGCCAGACAGCAGCTGGCACACAGAGATGAG GCGCTATGAGGAGGACATATactggaggaggatggaggaggatcaGCTATACTGGGGGGAGCAGAGACGCAGGATGCCCCCCCCTCCACTCATGAGCCGGCCTGGCATGCCAGTGCCACCCCTACTG CCCGTGCGTCGGCCAGACTCCCCAGACGATCGCCACATCATGGCCAAACACTCCACCGTCTACCCTGTGGAGGAGGAGCTGCAGGCAGTGCAGAGGATTGTGTCCCACTCTGAGCGAGCCCTCAAACTGGTGTCTGACTCCCTGCTGGAGAAAGAGCCCCCCGCTGTTGCTCCTAAGACTGATACAGAGGCTGATGCTGGCGAGAAAGG ACCTGACACTCAGGCGGCCCGTATGCTGAAGGGGGTGATGAGGGTTGGCATTCTGGCCAAGGGCCTGCTGCTCCACGGGGACAGGAACGTGGAGCTCATCCTGCTGGCTGCCAAGAAGCCCACCCTCTCTCTACTGAAAGACATCGCTGAGCAGTTGCCCAAAGAACTGACG ACATTTTCTGAAGATCAGTATGAGGTACAGGCTCACCCTGAGGAAGCCAACATCGTGATTTTTTCGAGCAAGGAGCCAAAAATGCAGGTCACCATCTCTCTAACTTCGCCGCTGATGAGGGAGGACCCTGCCCCTGAGAAGGAGGAAAAGGCAGGAGACAAAGCGGCTGAGAAAG GGATGCCTGAGAAAGACCCTCCTGACGTTCTGAACCAAAGGAAGTGCCTGGAGTACCTAGCTGCTCTGAGACATGCCAAGTGGTTCCAG GCTCGTGCCAACGGTCTTCAGTCCTGTGTGATCATCATTCGACTGTTGCGTGATCTGTGCCAGCGAGTGCCGACCTGGGGCAAGATGCCAGCCTGG GCTATGGAGCTGCTGGTAGAGAAGGCCATCAGCAGTGCCACAGGGCCCCTCAGCCCAGGGGAAGCTATGCGTAGGGTCCTGGAGTGTATCGCCACGGGCATCCTACTGCCAG ACGGTCCTGGGCTGCTGGACCCCTGTGAGAAAGCCCAAACCGATGCTCTGGGGAGCATGACCAAGCAAGCCCGGGAAGACATTACTGCCAGCGCGCAG CATGCTCTGCGACTGCTGGCGTTCCGTCAGATCCACAAGGTTCTGGGGATGGACTCCCTGCCGGCATCCAAGGCCAGCGCTCGGAACCGCAAGCGCAGACGGGATGGGAGTGAGACGGgcgaaggagagggggagggaaagaaagacaaGAAGGAGGATGCAGATGAGGTGGATGCTTGA